Proteins from one Amycolatopsis benzoatilytica AK 16/65 genomic window:
- a CDS encoding TetR/AcrR family transcriptional regulator, protein MPKVLGGSLEAHRREVRSRVFEVVRAQLYERGFGAITLAGVAAEAGLGRTAMYNHFPDKESLLVAFVEDEAARYVEQLRAAVDAEPDPAAQLATFVRLQLRVLAAHHLPPGTALESALAPAAYQRISAHADPITEQLRAILLAGVDAGSWPAQDLDVVIPMVTAALGSRQVIDVPADQLENAVEAAVRFVRRAVGSGESS, encoded by the coding sequence GTGCTCGGCGGCTCACTCGAAGCGCACCGCCGCGAAGTGCGTTCGCGGGTGTTCGAAGTGGTGCGCGCGCAGCTCTACGAGCGCGGGTTCGGCGCGATCACCCTGGCCGGCGTCGCGGCGGAGGCCGGGCTCGGCCGGACCGCGATGTACAACCACTTCCCGGACAAGGAAAGCCTGCTCGTCGCTTTCGTGGAGGACGAAGCGGCCCGGTACGTCGAGCAACTGCGCGCCGCGGTGGATGCCGAGCCGGACCCGGCCGCCCAGCTGGCCACGTTCGTCCGATTGCAGCTGCGCGTGCTGGCCGCTCATCACCTGCCCCCGGGCACCGCACTGGAGTCCGCGCTCGCGCCCGCCGCGTATCAACGAATCAGCGCGCATGCCGACCCGATCACCGAACAGCTGCGCGCCATCCTGCTCGCCGGGGTCGACGCGGGCAGCTGGCCCGCGCAAGACCTCGATGTGGTGATCCCGATGGTCACCGCCGCGCTGGGCAGCCGCCAGGTCATCGACGTGCCCGCTGACCAGCTGGAAAACGCCGTCGAGGCGGCTGTGCGGTTCGTTCGCCGTGCGGTCGGTTCGGGGGAATCCAGCTGA
- a CDS encoding heme oxygenase (biliverdin-producing), whose product MTVTAEASPFSGQLRASTKVVHEKANHSAYMNALLGGELTLAGYTALATQYYFIYQAIESAGDAIASDPVGGRFVFEELRRLPALERDLAHLVGPGWQAEIAPLASTQAYTARIAEAAKWSGGFVAHHYTRYLGDIAGGQIIRRLLEKKYDLAKAGTLFYRFDQIGSAPAFRDRYRTQLDAAPWSTDERARLIDESVAAFEHNVAVFDELARDLDRYRDPAA is encoded by the coding sequence ATGACGGTGACCGCGGAAGCCAGCCCCTTCTCCGGACAGCTGCGCGCGTCCACGAAGGTCGTGCACGAGAAGGCCAACCACTCCGCCTACATGAACGCGCTGCTCGGCGGCGAGCTGACACTGGCCGGCTACACCGCACTGGCCACCCAGTACTACTTCATCTACCAGGCGATCGAGAGCGCCGGCGACGCGATCGCGAGCGACCCGGTCGGCGGCCGGTTCGTGTTCGAAGAGCTGCGCCGGCTGCCCGCGCTGGAACGCGATTTGGCGCACCTCGTCGGCCCCGGCTGGCAGGCTGAGATCGCCCCGCTCGCCTCGACCCAGGCGTACACCGCGCGCATCGCCGAAGCGGCGAAGTGGTCCGGAGGGTTCGTCGCGCACCACTACACGCGCTATCTCGGCGACATCGCCGGCGGCCAGATCATCCGGCGGCTGCTGGAAAAGAAGTACGATCTCGCCAAAGCGGGCACGCTCTTCTACCGCTTCGACCAGATCGGCAGCGCCCCGGCGTTCCGCGACCGCTACCGCACACAGCTGGACGCCGCCCCGTGGAGCACCGACGAGCGGGCACGGCTGATCGACGAATCAGTGGCCGCCTTCGAACACAACGTGGCGGTGTTCGACGAACTCGCCCGCGACCTCGACCGCTACCGGGATCCGGCGGCATGA